A window from Canis lupus familiaris isolate Mischka breed German Shepherd chromosome 18, alternate assembly UU_Cfam_GSD_1.0, whole genome shotgun sequence encodes these proteins:
- the OR4C11K gene encoding olfactory receptor family 4 subfamily C member 11K (The RefSeq protein has 1 substitution compared to this genomic sequence): MQQNNRTTEFILLGLTQDPMKKKMVFVIFFIFYLGTVVGNLLIIVTIKSSRTLGSPMYYFLFYLSLADSCFSTSTAPRLIVDSLSAKNIITYNECMTQVFALHFFGCMEVLVLILMAFDRYVAICKPLHYPTIMSRRVCTILIVLAWIGSFIHSTAQIILALRLPFCGPNLIDHYCCDLQPLLKLACMDTFVINLLLVSNSGGISSSSFVILMISYIVILHSLRNHSAEGRKKALSTCTTHIIVVIIFFGPCIFIYTRPPTTYPMDKMVTVFYTIGTPFLNPLIYTLRNAEVKNAMRKLWHINITSESRR, encoded by the coding sequence ATGCAGCAAAATAACAGAACTACTGAGTTCATACTGTTAGGATTGACTCAAGatcctatgaaaaagaaaatggtatttgtaatatttttcattttttatttgggaaCTGTGGTTGGGAATTTGCTTATTATTGTAACCATCAAGTCCAGCCGGACACTTGGGAGCCCCAtgtactatttcttattttatttgtcccTTGCTGATTCCTGCTTTTCAACTTCCACAGCCCCAAGACTAATTGTGGATTCACTCTCTGCAAAAAATATCATAACTTACAATGAATGCATGACTCAAGTCTTTGCACTGCATTTCTTTGGCTGCATGGAGGTTTTAGTCCTCATCCTTATGGCCTTTGACCGgtatgtggccatctgtaagcccTTACATTACCCAACCATCATGAGCTGGCGGGTCTGCACCATCCTAATTGTTCTGGCATGGATTGGATCTTTTATCCATTCTACAGCCCAGATTATCCTGGCTTTGAGATTGCCCTTCTGTGGACCCAATTTGATTGATCATTACTGCTGTGATTTGCAGCCCTTGCTGAAACTTGCTTGCATGGACACTTTTGTGATCAACCTACTGTTGGTGTCTAATAGCGGGGGCATTTCCTCAAGCAGTTTTGTGATTCTGATGATCTCCTACATTGTCATCTTGCATTCACTGCGAAACCACAGTgcggaagggaggaaaaaagctcTCTCTACTTGCACTACTCACATCATTGTAGTAATCATATTCTTTGGTCCCTGTATATTCATTTATACACGCCCCCCAACCACTTACCCCATGGACAAGATGGTAACTGTATTTTATACTATTGGGACACCTTTTCTCAACCCACTTATCTACACACTGAGGAATGCAGAAGTGAAAAATGCCATGAGAAAGCTATGGCATATCAATATTACCTCAGAAAGCAGAAGATGA